One genomic region from Ammospiza caudacuta isolate bAmmCau1 chromosome 1, bAmmCau1.pri, whole genome shotgun sequence encodes:
- the PTPN23 gene encoding LOW QUALITY PROTEIN: tyrosine-protein phosphatase non-receptor type 23 (The sequence of the model RefSeq protein was modified relative to this genomic sequence to represent the inferred CDS: inserted 1 base in 1 codon), producing the protein MEAVPRMPMIWLDLKEAGEFAFNAAVKKFVLKNYGENPESYNEELRKLELLRQSAVSVPRDFEGCSTLRKYLGQLHFLQSRIPMGQGQEAAVPVTWTEIFSGKAVTHEDIKYEQACVLYNLGALHSMLGAMDKRVSEEGMKVSCTHFQCAAGAFTYLRDHFPHSYSVDMSHQILSLNINLMLGQAQECLLEKSMLDNRKSFLVARISAQVVDYYKEACRALENSETASLLGKIQKDWKKLVQMKIYYFAAVAHLHMGKQAEEQQKFGERVIYFQSALDKLNEAIKLAKGQPETVQEALRFTMDVIGGKYNSAKKDNDFIYHEAVPALDTLQSVKGAPLVKALPVNPTDPAVTGPDIFAKLVPMAAHEASSLYSEEKAKLLRDVMAKIEAKNEVLDQFMDSMQLDPETVDNLDMYNHIPPVLMEKCAALSVRPDTVRNLVQSMQVLSGVFTDVEASLKEIRDLLEEDEAQERKLQELLGRVPPAPASPPGLAEVSKECSKYLELHEKASFTNTELHRAMNLHLGNLRLLGGPLEQVRAALPTPTLSEDDKQVLQNLKRILAKVQEMRDQRMSLEQQLREMIQRDDITTSLVTTDRSEMKKLFEEQLKKYDQLKVYLEQNLAAQENVLKALTDANVKYAAVRKALAEVEHKWNTTVQTLVASYEAYEDLMKKSQEGKDFYTDLEGKAAKLLERARAACQASEAHRQQLLERELKKQPPPRPTAPKPPLQKKPLDEAGGPEAAELGSLALQELPEELRSLPPELLPAPLAQLPPPALAALPGGLRPAEPFLLPAGVASAPLPPAPPFPGHYRLPAAPAVPGPFPAPGGVPGQLLQPSAPAGPAAPQLFPAAPLIRAPAQPPFVGSPHAVPPRSSPQHGALPAPAYGLAQPGPAPAPLRPPVPGAAPAGAQPGLGGHEPPGARPATTTVDSVQAPIPSCSAPPRGPFLPAQRPAGPPAPFPYAAGAVQPFGAPAPAPFPPAQPPPAFAQGPQQFPPGPFLPPGRARAPLPFQPPPRVPPAPFPQQQQQQQRFTAPGAPLPPPAPAQPPQLYQLPGQEQLPPAGLAPHPGPVPFPRPPAPSGAPALGGLQPAPPASPALPFCPSPAPPGAQLPPGTGALAAPAAPAPPSQAPSPGPLPGAVAVPRPLVPSPAPSPSPALPVQPPAPRPPPALPPAGPAEPPFPRQSPCPADLLSSSPESQPGGSAAPGGLLQPTKAGPQEGQRPRAVQLIEADPYAEPERVRRLLAELERFRGLAERLERPAPGGGSELDALWKELQEAQERDARQRSIAIARCYSMKNRHQDIMPYDRNRVVLRSGKDDYINASRVEDLSPYCPALIATQAPLLGTAADFWLMIYEQKVSVVVMLVSEQELDKKLLRYFPSERGQPVAHGPLSVVLTSLRVTPTHVERMLTLQYRDQSLKRTVAHLQFTSWPELGLPDSKGSLLRFIQEVHGHYLHQRPLHTPVVVHCSSGVGRTGAFCLLYAAVQEVEAGNGIPDLAQLVRRMRQQRKHMLQEKLHLKFCFEAVLLHAEQVLLRHGVGGPSLAKPPNSTSPKLYFQQDPQDLVLGGDVPISSIQATIAKLSIKPGAPSAEPGEGWGAEPGPAAQPVEPEVPLPVPDGLVDGVGAPEPPAPRPPLPEAPADTESTNHVGVGESPEGPGGPPEPPAAPPXLLLLLPGAPGLADARGLQPGRVPQGQAAHEQAELPAGAAGRGAPGAPAQRRPPQHARPPLDPQQGVRGAGAPRPPAPLCLTPGRTDFFSSLLLK; encoded by the exons atGGAGGCCGTGCCCCGCATGCCCATGATCTGGCTCGACCTCAAGGAGGCCGGCGAGTTCGCCTTCAACGCCGCCGTCAAGAAG ttCGTGCTGAAGAACTATGGGGAGAACCCGGAGAGCTACAACGAGGAGCTGcggaagctggagctgctccgGCAG AGCGCCGTCAGCGTGCCGCGGGACTTCGAGGGCTGCAGCACCCTGCGCAAGTACCTGGGGCAGCTGCACTTCCTGCAGAGCCGCATCcccatggggcagggccaggaggccGCCGTGCCCGTCACATG GACTGAGATCTTCTCGGGCAAGGCGGTGACACACGAGGACATCAAGTACGAGCAGGCCTGTGTCCTCTACAACCTGG GAGCCCTGCACTCCATGCTGGGAGCCATGGACAAGCGCGTGTCCGAGGAG GGCATGAAGGTTTCCTGCACCCACTTCCAGTGTGCTGCCGGTGCCTTCACCTACCTGAGGGACCACTTCCCTCACTCCTACAGCGTGGACATGAGCCACCAGATCCTGAGCCTCAACATCAACCTCATGCTG ggccaggcacaGGAGTGTCTCCTGGAGAAGTCCATGCTGGACAACAGGAAGAGCTTCCTGGTGGCCCGGAtcagtgcccag GTGGTGGATTACTACAAGGAGGCCTGCAGGGCCCTGGAGAACTCGGAGACAGCCTCGCTGCTGGGCAAGATCCAGAAGGACTGGAAGAAGCTGGTCCAAATGAAAATCTATTACTTTGCTGCTGTGGCCCAC CTGCACATGGGGAAacaggctgaggagcagcagaagttTGGGGAGAGG GTCATCTACTTCCAGAGCGCTCTGGACAAGCTCAACGAAGCCATCAAGCTGGCCAAG GGCCAGCCCGAGACCGTGCAGGAGGCTCTGAGGTTCACCATGGACGTCATTGGTGGGAA GTACAATTCAGCCAAAAAGGACAACGACTTCATCTACCACGAGGCTGTGCCCGCGCTGGACACTCTGCAGTCTGTCAAAG GTGCCCCCTTGGTGAAGGCTCTGCCCGTGAACCCCACGGACCCCGCGGTCACCGGCCCCGACATCTTTGCCAAGCTGGTGCCCATGGCTGCCCACGAGGCCTCATCCCTGTACAG cGAGGAGAAGGCCAAGCTGCTGCGGGACGTGATGGCCAAGATCGAAGCCAAGAACGAAGTGCTGGA CCAGTTCATGGACTCCATGCAGCTGGACCCCGAGACCGTGGACAACCTGGACATGTACAACCACATCCCGCCCGTGCTGATGGAGAAATGCGCCGCGCTCAGCGTGCGCCCCGACACCGTGCGCAACCTCGTGCAGTCCATgcagg TGCTCTCCGGGGTTTTCACGGACGTGGAGGCCTCGCTGAAGGAGATCCGGGACCTGCTGGAGGAGGACGAGGCGCAGGAGCgcaagctgcaggagctgctggggagagtCCCGCCGGCCCCCGCCTCCCCCCCGGGGCTGGCCGAGGTCAGCAAGGAGTGCTCCAAGTACCTGGAGCTGCACGAGAAGGCGAGTTTCACCAACACCGAGCTGCACCGCGCCATGAACCTGCACCTGGGCAACCTGCGCCTGCTCGGCGGGCCCCTGGAGCAGGTGCGGGCTGCGCTGCCCACCCCCACGCTCTCCGAAG ACGACAAACAGGTGCTGCAGAACCTGAAGCGGATCCTGGCCAAGGTGCAGGAGATGCGGGACCAGCGGatgtccctggagcagcagctgcgggAGATGATCCAGAGGGACGACATCACCACCTCGCTGGTCACCACCGACCGCTCCGAGATGAAG AAGCTctttgaggagcagctgaagaagTACGACCAGCTCAAGGTGTACCTGGAGCAGAACCTGGCTGCCCAGGAGAACGTGCTCAAGGCCCTGACCGACGCCAACGTCAAATACGCGGCCGTGCGCAAGGCCCTGGCCGAGGTGGAGCACAA GTGGAACACGACCGTGCAGACCCTGGTGGCCTCCTACGAGGCCTATGAGGACCTGATGAAGAAGTCCCAGGAGGGGAAGGATTTCTACACGGACCTGGAGGGGAAGGCGGCCAAGCTGCTGGAGCGGGCACGGGCAGCGTGCCAGGCCAGCGAGGCACAccggcagcagctgctggagag ggagctgaagaagcagCCGCCCCCCCGGCCCACGGCCCCCAAGCCCCCCCTGCAGAAGAAGCCGCTGGACGAGGCCGGGGGCCCCGAGGCGGCCGAGCTGGGCTCGCTGGCGCTGCAGGAGCTGCCGGAGGAGCTGCGGAGCCTCCCCCCGGAGCTGCTGCCCGCGCCCCTGGCGCAGCTGCCGCCCCCGGCGCTGGCCGCCCTGCCCGGGGGGCTGCGGCCCGCCGAGCCCTTCCTGCTGCCGGCGGGGGTGGCCAGcgccccgctgccccccgcGCCGCCCTTCCCGGGCCACTACCGCCTGCCCGCGGCTCCCGCCGTGCCCGGGCCCTTCCCCGCCCCCGGGGGCGTCccggggcagctcctgcagccctcggccccggccggccccgccgcgccccagCTCTTCCCGGCCGCGCCGCTGATCCGCGCCCCGGCTCAGCCGCCCTTCGTGGGGAGCCCCCACGCCGTACCCCCGCGCTCGTCCCCCCAGCACGGGGCCCTGCCCGCCCCCGCCTACGGCctggcccagcccggcccggcccccgccccgctccgcccgcccgTGCCTGGGGCGGCGCCCGCGGGGGCCCAGCCGGGGCTGGGGGGCCACGAGCCCCCGGGCGCCCGCCCGGCCACCACCACGGTGGACAGCGTGCAGGCGcccatccccagctgctccGCGCCGCCCCGGGGCCCGTTCCTGCCCGCCCAGCGCCCGGCGGGGCCCCCGGCGCCCTTCCCCTACGCGGCGGGGGCGGTGCAGCCCTTCGGggcgccggccccggccccctTCCCCCCGGCGCAGCCCCCGCCCGCCTTCGCCCAGGGCCCGCAGCAGTTCCCGCCGGGCCCGTTCCTGCCCCCGGGCCGAGCCCGGGCCCCTCTGCCCTTCCAGCCGCCCCCGCGAGTGCCCCCGGCCCCgttcccccagcagcagcagcagcagcagcgttTCACCGCCCCGGGGGCGCCGCTgcccccgccggccccggcGCAGCCCCCGCAGCTCTACCAGCTCcccgggcaggagcagctgccccccGCGGGCCTGGCCCCGCACCCCGGGCCCGTGCCCTTCCCCAGGCCCCCCGCCCCGAGCGGCGCCCCGGCCCTGGGGGGGCTCCAGCCGGCGCCCCCCGCGTCCCCCGCGCTGCCCTTctgccccagcccggctcccCCCGGGGCTCAGCTGCCCCCCGGCACCGGGGCCCTGGCTgcgcccgccgctcccgccccgcccaGCCAGGCCCCTTCTCCCGGGCCGCTGCCGGGGGCCGTGGCGGTCCCGCGCCCGCTGGTGCCGTCCCCGGCGCCGTCCCCGTCCCCGGCGCTGCCCGTGCAGCCCCCGGCGCCGCGGCcgcccccggcgctgcccccggCGGGCCCCGCGGAGCCGCCGTTCCCGCGGCAGAGCCCCTGCCCCGCCGACCTGCTGTCGTCCAGCCCCGAGAGCCAGCCCGGCGGCTCGGCCGCGCCCggggggctgctgcagcccaccAAGGCGGGCCCGCAGGAGGGGCAGCGGCCCCGGGCCGTGCAGCTCATCGAGGCCGACCCGTACGCGGAGCCCGAGCGCGTGCGGCGGCTGCTGGCGGAGCTGGAGCGGTTCCGCGGCCTGGCCGAGCGCCTGGAGCGGCCCGCGCCCGGCGGCGGCTCCGAGCTGGACGCGctctggaaggagctgcaggaggcgCAGGAGCGCGACGCCCGGCAGCGCTCCATCGCCATCGCCCGCTGCTACTCCATGAAGAACCGGCACCAGGACATCATGCCCTACGACCGCAACCGCGTCGTGCTGCGCTCGGGCAAGGACGACTACATCAACGCCAGCCGCGTGGAGGACCTGTCCCCGTACTGCCCCGCGCTCATCGCCACGCAGGCCCCGCTGCTCGGCACCGCCGCCGACTTCTGGCTCATGATCTACGAGCAGAAGGTGTCCGTGGTGGTCATGCTCGTGTCCGAGCAGGAGCTGGACAAG AAGCTGCTCCGGTACTTCCCGTCGGAGCGGGGCCAGCCCGTGGCGCACGGGCCCCTGAGCGTGGTGCTCACCAGCCTGAGGGTGACCCCCACGCACGTGGAGCGGATGCTGACGCTGCAGTACCGGGACCAGAGCCTCAAACGCACCGTGGCCCACCTCCAGTTCACCTCCTGGCCTGAGCT GGGCCTGCCCGACAGCAAGGGGAGCCTCCTGCGCTTCATCCAGGAGGTGCACGGCCACTACCTGCACCAGCGGCCGCTGCACACACCGGTGGTGGTGCACTGCAg CTCCGGCGTGGGCCGCACCGGCGCCTTCTGCCTGCTGTACGCGGCCGTGCAGGAGGTGGAGGCCGGGAACGGCATCCCGGACCTGGCGCAGCTGGTGCGGCGGATGCGGCAGCAGCGCAAGCACATGCTGCAGGAGAAG ctgcacctcaAGTTCTGCTTCGAGGCCGTGCTGCTCCACGCCGAGCAGGTGCTGCTGCGCCACGGCGTGGGcggccccagcctggccaagccCCCCAACAGCACCTCGCCCAAG CTGTACTTCCAGCAGGACCCGCAGGACCTGGTGCTGGGGGGGGACGTGCCCATCAGCTCCATCCAGGCCACCATCGCCAAGCTCAGCATCAAGCCGGGGGCGCCCAGCGCCGAGCccggggagggctggggggcggagcccggccccgctgcgcaGCCCGTGGAGCCCGAGGTGCCGCTGCCCGTCCCGGACGGCCTCGTGGACGGCGTCGGtgcccccgagccccccgcccCGAGGCCGCCCCTCCCCGAGGCACCGGCTGACACTGAGAGCACCAACCACGTCGGGGTGGGGGAGAGCCCCgaggggccgggggggccgCCGGAGCCCCCCGCTGCCCCCc gcctcctcctcctcctccctggagctcctggcCTCGCTGACGCCCGAGGCCTTCAGCCTGGACGCGTCCCTCAAGGGCAAGCAGCGCATGAACAAGCAGAACTTCCTGCAGGCGCAGCCGGGCGAGGGGCTCCGGGCGCCCCGGCCCAGCGACGACCCCCTCAGCATGCTCGACCCCCTCTGGACCCTCAACAAGGCGTGAGGGGGGCGGGGGCCCcccggcccccagccccactTTGTTTGACTCCGGGTAGAACTGACTTTTTCAGCTCTTTGCTACTAAAATAA
- the SCAP gene encoding sterol regulatory element-binding protein cleavage-activating protein encodes MTLTERLRERISRAFYSHGLLCASYPIPIILFTALCILACCSPLLKLPLPGTGPVEFSTPLKDYAPPGEQGAQPGEPGERPDWYVGAPVAYIQQIFVKATVSPWQKQLLAVDAFRSPLGRVFPLVEEIRNHVLRDSSGVRSLEEVCLQVTDLLPGLRKLRNLLPEHGCLLLSPGNFWQNDRERFNADPDIIKTIHQHEPKTLQTSATLKDLLFGLPGRYSGVSLSNRRRVVSYTVTLGLQRYDSRFLSSLRSRLKLLHPSPNCSLREESVVHVHFKEEIGIAELIPLVTTYIILFAYIYFSTRKIDMVKSKWGLALAAVVTVLSSLLMSVGLCTLFGLTPTLNGGEIFPYLVVVIGLENVLVLTKSVVSTPVDLEVKLRIAQGLSNESWSIMKNMATELGIILIGYFTLVPAIQEFCLFAVVGLVSDFFLQMFFFTTVLSIDIRRMELADLNKRLPPESCPARPPCRPRPLRPAVPHAVTPHTPHSMAPHGPHGPHPVTPHTITLQPSSLRNLRLPKRLRVIYFFARTRLAQRLIMAGTVIWIGILLYTDPAGLRTYLTSQVTEQSPLGDAGLPAMPVPGGVLPAGDPKLALSVFPSEPVQLPENRTEPKARLEPEQQPWGPEGRASGQLELGTEAQVTWGAEDEEIWRKLSFRHWPALFSYYNITLAKRYISILPAIPVTLYLKPQEALEMRHPQEARRSQPFLDTAPRPERGAQPRGHQDVTLYKVAALGLASGILLVLLLFCLYRVLCPKNYGQNGPGRRRHGDLPCDDYGYSPPETEIVPLVLRGHLMDIECLASDGMLLVSCCLVGQIRVWDAQTGDCLTVIPKPRLRRDSSGIFDYQEGWDASPDGKNGPEDSFESSHQLKRLLGPPQPPLFCDQPDLTSLIDTNFLEHAKAEPEPRLRAVGARRKDSGYDFSSLVGKVYEEHGGSGCRNGSFPGLPAPHGPAGLCGSGGRAPACGGDEGGCGGDESCDKSSPPPSWGGDLESSIWSLELQGNLIVAGRSNGKLEVWDAIEGTLRSSNDEGQSGITALVFLNNRIVAARLNGSLDFFSLETHTALNHLQFRGGPGRSSLPPSPELSRGAAGLRCRLTHSVACAHHKPITALRAAAGRLVTGSQDHTLRVFRLEDSCCLFTLQGHSGAITAVYIDQTMVLASGGQDGAICLWDVLTGSRVSHMFAHRGDVTSLTCTTSCVISSGLDDVISIWDRSSGVKLYSIQQELGCGASLGVISDNLLVTGGQGCVSFWDIGYGDLLQTVYLGKSNESQPARQILVLENAAIVCNFGSELSLVYVPSVLEKLD; translated from the exons tACGTGGGTGCCCCCGTGGCCTACATCCAGCAGATCTTTGTCAAGGCCACCGTGTCCCCgtggcagaagcagctgctggccgTGGACGCGTTCCGCTCGCCGCTGGGCCGCGTCTTCCCGCTGGTGGAGGAGATCAGGAACCACGTTctgagggacag CTCCGGGGTGAGGAGCCTGGAGGAGGTGTGCCTGCAGGTGACAGACCTGCTGCCCGGCCTCAGGAAGCTGAGGAACCTGCTCCCAGAGCACggctgcctgctgctgtccccGGGGAACTTCTGGCAGAACGACCGCGAGCGCTTCAACGCAGACCCAGATATCATCAAAACCATCCACCAGCATGAGCCAAAGACCTTGCAGACGTCAGCCACTCTCAAGG accTGCTCTTCGGGCTGCCTGGCAGGTACAGCGGGGTCAGCCTGTCCAACCGGCGCCGCGTCGTGTCCTACACCGTCACGCTGGGGCTGCAGCGCTACGACTCCAg GTTCCTGAGCAGCCTGCGCTCGCGGCTGAAGCTGCTGCACCCCAGCCCCAACTGCAGCCTGCGGGAGGAGAGCGTGGTGCATGTGCACTTCAAGGAGGAGATCGGCATCGCCGAGCTCATCCCGCTCGTCACCACCTACATCATCCTCTTCGCCTACATCTACTTCTCCACAC GCAAGATCGACATGGTGAAGTCCAAGTGGGgcctggctctggcagcagtggtgacggtgctcagctccctgctcatGTCCGTGGGGCTCTGCACCCTGTTCGGCCTCACCCCCACGCTCAACGGCGG AGAGATATTCCCATACCTGGTGGTGGTGATTGGCCTGGAGAACGTGCTGGTGCTCACCAAGTCCGTGGTGTCCACGCCCGTGGACCTGGAGGTGAAGCTGCGCATTGCCCAAG GCCTGAGCAATGAGAGCTGGTCCATCATGAAGAACATGGCCACGGAGCTGGGCATCATCCTCATCGGGTACTTCACCCTGGTCCCGGCCATCCAG GAGTTCTGCCTCTTTGCCGTGGTGGGGCTGGTGTCAGACTTCTTCCTGCAGATGTTCTTCTTCACCACCGTGCTGTCCATCGACATCCGCCGCATGGAG CTGGCTGACCTGAACAAGCGCCTGCCCCCCGAGTCGTGCCCGGCCAGGCCCCCGTGCCGCCCGCGGCCGCTGCGCCCGGCGGTGCCACACGCCGTGACCCCCCACACCCCACACAGCATGGCCCCACACGGCCCCCACGGCCCCCACCCCGTCACCCCCCACACCATCACCCTGCAGCCGTCCTCGCTGCGCAACCTGCGCCTGCCCAAGCGCCTGCGCGTCATCTACTTCTTCGCCCGCACCCGCCTGGCACAGCGCCTCATCATG GCCGGCACAGTGATCTGGATCGGAATCCTGCTGTACACGGACCCCGCCGGGCTCCGCACCTACCTCACGTCGCAGGTGACGGAGCAGAGTCCCCTGGGGGACGCGGGCCTGCCCGCCATGCCCGTTCCCGGCGGGGTGCTGCCCGCCGGGGACCCCAAGCTGGCCCTGTCCGTGTTCCCCTCGGAGCCCGTGCAGCTGCCCGAGAACCGCACGGAGCCCAAGGCGCGGCTGGAGCCcgagcagcagccctggggccccGAGGGCAGGGCCAgcgggcagctggagctgggaacgGAGGCACAGGTCACCTGGGGAGCCGAGGATGAGGAGATCTGGAGGAAGCTTTCCTTCAGGCACTGGCCTGCCCTCTTCAGCTACTACAACATCACCCTGGCCAAGAG GTACATCAGCATCCTGCCGGCCATCCCCGTGACGCTGTACCTGAAGCCGCAGGAGGCGCTGGAGATGCGGCACCCGCAGGAGGCGCGGCGCTCGCAGCCCTTCCTGGACACGGCCCCGCGGCCCGAGCGCGGCGCGCAGCCCCGCGGTCACCAGGACGTCACCCTCTACAA ggtggctgcCCTAGGCCTGGCATCGGgcatcctgctggtgctgctgctgttctgcctCTACCGGGTGCTGTGCCCCAAGAACTACGGGCAGaacgggccgggccggcggcgcCACGGGGACCTGCCCTGCGACGACTACGGCTACTCGCCCCCCGAGACTGAGATCGTGCCCCTGGTCCTCAGGGGACACCTCATG GACATCGAGTGCCTGGCCAGTGACGGGATGCTGCtggtgagctgctgcctggtggGGCAGATCCGCGTGTGGGACGCGCAGACGGGCGACTGCCTCACCGTCATCCCCAAGCCCAG GCTGCGCCGGGACAGCAGCGGCATCTTCGACTACCAGGAGGGCTGGGACGCCAGCCCGGACGGCAAGAACGGCCCGGAGGACTCCTTTGAGAGCAGCCACCAGCTGAAACGGCTGCTGGGGCCCCCGCAGCCGCCGCTGTTCTGCGACCAGCCCGACCTGACCTCCCTGATCGACACCAACTTCCTGGAGCACGCCAAGGCCGAGCCGGAGCCGCGGCTGCGGGCGGTGGGCGCGCGCCGCAAGGACTCGGGCTACGACTTCAGCAGCCTGGTGGGGAAGGTGTACGAGGAGCACGGCGGCTCCGGCTGCAGGAACGGCTCCTTCCCGGGGCTCccggccccgcacggccccgccgggctctgcgggagcggcggccgcgccCCGGCCTGCGGGGGGGACGAGGGCGGCTGCGGCGGCGACGAGAGCTGCGACAAATCCTCGCCCCCGCCGTCCTGGGGAGGGGACCTGGAGAGCTCCAtctggagcctggagctgcaggggaacCTCATCGTGGCTGGCAGGAGCAACGGCAAGCTGGAG gTGTGGGATGCCATCGAGGGGACTCTCCGCAGCAGCAATGATGAAGGACAATCCGGCATCACCGCCCTCGTCTTCCTCAACAACAG GATCGTGGCTGCCCGCCTGAACGGCTCCTTGGATTTCTTCTCTCTGGAGACACACACGGCCTTGAACCACCTGCAGTTCCGAG GAGGcccgggcaggagcagcctgccgCCGTCGCCGGAGCTGAgccgcggggccgcggggctgcGCTGCCGCCTCACGCACAGCGTGGCGTGCGCGCACCACAAACCCATCACCGCGCTGAGGGCCGCGGCCGGCCGCCTCGTCACCGGCAGCCAGGACCACACGCTCAGG GTGTTCCGGCTGGAGGACTCGTGCTGCCTGTTCACCCTGCAGGGCCACTCGGGAGCCATCACGGCCGTGTACATCGACCAG ACCATGGTGCTGGCCAGCGGCGGCCAGGACGGGGCCATCTGCCTGTGGGACGTGCTGACGGGCAGCCGCGTCAGCCACATGTTCGCGCACCGCGGGGACGTCACCTCGCTGACCTGCACCACCTCCTGCGTCATCAGCAGCGGCCTGGACGACGTCATCAGCATCTGGGACCGCAGCTCGGGCGTCAAGCTCTACTCCATCCAGCAG gagctgggctgcggCGCCAGCCTGGGCGTCATCTCGGACAACCTGCTGGTGACGGGGGGCCAGGGCTGCGTGTCCTTCTGGGACATCGGCTACGGGGACCTGCTCCAGACCGTCTACCTGGGCAAGAGCAACGAGTCGCAGCCGGCGCGGCAGATCCTGGTGCTGGAGAACGCCGCCATCGTCTGCAACTTCGGCAGCGAGCTCAGCCTGGTCTACGTGCCCTCGGTGCTGGAGAAGTTGGACTGA